Proteins encoded by one window of Bacteroidota bacterium:
- a CDS encoding succinylglutamate desuccinylase/aspartoacylase family protein translates to MHKDIVINGHTIKPGQFLEANLNTYRLPTRTFIEIPVHVFRSIHTGPTALFIAGMHGDEINGIEILRRLIRQGVLQKLVKGSVIVIPIINIVSFISGSRELPDGRDLNRCFPGTQSGSLGSRMAYDLMKEIVPQIDFGVDFHTGGAQINNFPQTRCVFDDEQSLAYANMFSAPFTLNSPYRDKTFRKEASKKGKSILVYEAGESMRFNSLAINEGIKGCLRLLKQMEMLDTNVEERETKLLKESKWVRARMAGLFATHKRYGSSVTKGEVIGYIADPYGDTEIQLKAPESGYIVGVNNQPVINEGDALIHIGVE, encoded by the coding sequence ATGCACAAGGATATTGTTATAAACGGCCATACAATTAAGCCCGGTCAATTCTTAGAGGCAAATCTAAACACGTATAGGCTGCCTACACGTACCTTTATTGAAATTCCGGTACACGTTTTTCGCTCTATCCATACAGGCCCAACAGCACTATTTATTGCAGGCATGCACGGTGATGAAATAAATGGAATTGAGATTTTGCGCAGACTAATCCGGCAAGGTGTTTTGCAAAAACTAGTAAAAGGCAGTGTTATTGTTATTCCTATTATCAATATTGTTTCTTTTATAAGTGGTTCGCGCGAATTACCCGATGGGCGGGATTTAAACCGATGTTTTCCGGGCACCCAGTCCGGCTCTCTAGGTAGCAGGATGGCATACGATTTAATGAAAGAAATTGTCCCACAAATAGATTTTGGTGTCGATTTTCATACTGGAGGTGCTCAAATAAATAACTTTCCGCAAACGCGCTGTGTGTTTGATGATGAGCAAAGTTTGGCTTATGCCAACATGTTTAGTGCGCCATTTACCCTTAATTCGCCCTACCGAGACAAAACGTTTAGAAAAGAAGCTTCCAAAAAAGGAAAATCTATTTTGGTGTACGAAGCGGGCGAATCGATGCGTTTCAATAGTTTGGCTATAAACGAAGGAATTAAAGGGTGTTTGCGACTACTAAAACAAATGGAAATGCTTGATACCAATGTCGAGGAACGTGAAACCAAATTGCTTAAAGAATCTAAGTGGGTTAGAGCGCGCATGGCAGGATTGTTTGCAACACACAAGCGATATGGCTCATCCGTAACAAAAGGAGAGGTTATAGGTTACATTGCCGACCCCTATGGAGATACAGAGATACAGCTAAAAGCGCCTGAATCGGGCTATATTGTGGGTGTA
- a CDS encoding T9SS type A sorting domain-containing protein has protein sequence MEIDFSALPSGVYIINVETSDKHYLSRFIKQ, from the coding sequence ATAGAAATTGATTTTTCAGCTTTGCCTTCGGGAGTATATATCATTAATGTAGAAACATCAGATAAACACTATCTGTCGCGATTTATAAAACAATAG
- the rimK gene encoding 30S ribosomal protein S6--L-glutamate ligase, translating into MKIVVLSRNPKLYSTKRLVEAGEQRGHEMLVLDHLKCVLVIEAGRPHIFYQGKEVTDVSAVIPRIGASATFYGSAVVRQFEMMKIFTAVESQALVRSRDKLRSLQLMARAHLGMPKTAFTYSSKDIDNIINQVGGAPVVVKLLEGTQGIGVILAETHRVAKSVIEGFLSQDVNILVQEFIKEAGGADVRAFVVDGQIVGAMKRQGAEGEFRSNLHRGGSASVIKLSPEEKATAIKAARTLGLDIAGVDMLQSSRGPLVMEVNSSPGLEGIEGATKIDIAGKIIEYVERNEYVH; encoded by the coding sequence ATGAAAATTGTAGTGCTTTCTCGTAACCCTAAACTTTATTCTACCAAACGCTTGGTAGAAGCGGGTGAGCAAAGAGGTCATGAAATGTTGGTGCTCGACCATTTAAAATGTGTGCTTGTAATCGAAGCAGGGCGGCCACATATATTTTATCAAGGAAAAGAAGTAACCGATGTAAGTGCTGTAATTCCGCGCATTGGAGCATCTGCCACTTTTTATGGATCGGCAGTGGTGCGCCAATTTGAGATGATGAAAATTTTCACTGCGGTGGAATCACAAGCACTGGTGCGCTCCAGAGACAAACTAAGAAGCTTGCAGCTAATGGCGCGAGCACATTTAGGAATGCCGAAAACAGCTTTTACATATAGTTCGAAAGATATTGATAATATAATTAACCAAGTAGGTGGAGCACCCGTAGTAGTAAAGCTTTTGGAGGGAACGCAAGGCATTGGCGTTATTTTGGCTGAAACACATCGTGTTGCAAAATCAGTAATAGAAGGCTTTTTGAGCCAAGATGTAAACATTTTGGTGCAGGAGTTTATTAAAGAAGCCGGAGGTGCTGATGTTCGAGCGTTTGTAGTGGATGGTCAAATTGTAGGGGCGATGAAAAGACAAGGTGCAGAAGGGGAATTTAGATCCAACTTACACAGAGGTGGCTCTGCAAGTGTCATAAAACTTTCTCCGGAAGAAAAAGCAACTGCTATAAAAGCCGCGCGTACATTGGGGCTAGATATTGCAGGTGTAGATATGCTGCAATCTTCCAGAGGACCACTAGTAATGGAAGTCAATTCCTCCCCGGGATTAGAAGGTATTGAAGGCGCAACCAAAATTGATATAGCCGGAAAAATAATAGAGTATGTAGAAAGAAACGAGTATGTTCATTAA
- a CDS encoding ATP-dependent zinc protease: MAKTKKSKQLIGRRELVDFPDIKLVGIEAKIDTGAYTTALHCHDIKIITKKNKPVLCFKLLDPSHPEYNEQEHQFEKFSEKMIKNSFGDLEKRYVIMTRVIIAGRKIKSFISLTDRANMRFPVLIGRRLLKSRFIVDVELLNTNRK, translated from the coding sequence ATGGCAAAGACAAAAAAATCGAAACAATTAATTGGCCGTAGAGAATTGGTTGATTTTCCGGATATAAAATTAGTTGGCATAGAGGCAAAAATAGATACAGGTGCATATACAACTGCACTTCACTGTCATGATATTAAAATCATAACAAAAAAAAACAAACCTGTATTGTGTTTCAAATTGCTTGATCCAAGCCACCCGGAGTACAATGAGCAAGAGCATCAGTTCGAAAAATTTTCAGAAAAAATGATTAAAAATTCTTTTGGCGATTTAGAAAAACGCTATGTTATAATGACACGAGTGATAATTGCCGGAAGAAAAATAAAATCCTTTATATCCCTAACGGATAGAGCTAACATGCGTTTTCCTGTTTTAATTGGCAGGCGATTGCTTAAGAGCAGATTTATTGTTGATGTTGAACTGTTAAATACAAATAGAAAATAA
- a CDS encoding FAD-binding oxidoreductase: MENTRYDYILVGQGIAGSVLALSLHKQGKRVLVIDEPGLSSCSKVAAGVWNPIVFKRLNKSWMADELLPAAHQFYTWAEGIVDGSFHHVIPMVKFFTEQQEINLWKKKLNEEEGIYLSKVFHSEFHPAFFQQTLCSSEVEKSGFLDTKLFLQKTRAFLSKNDMLLEETVDYSKLNVQADTEVSYKQIIASKIVFCEGYKALENPYFPKNAFKLTKGETCTIRVENLDVAKIVNKGVFIVPLGSNKYKVGATYNWDNIDENSTSEGLVELTNKLNKLLCVPFEILTHEAGVRPTTVDRRPLIGEHSTHKSVLFFNGFGTKAVMLVPYWAQAFAENKLEDRPFYSECDIKRFFKAGNH, encoded by the coding sequence ATGGAAAATACGAGATACGATTACATACTAGTAGGGCAGGGAATTGCTGGGTCGGTGTTGGCGTTGTCTCTTCATAAGCAAGGTAAGCGTGTTTTGGTAATTGATGAGCCCGGATTGTCTAGCTGCTCAAAGGTTGCAGCCGGTGTTTGGAACCCCATTGTTTTTAAGCGTTTGAATAAAAGTTGGATGGCCGATGAGTTGCTGCCAGCAGCGCATCAGTTTTATACTTGGGCAGAAGGCATTGTTGATGGCTCATTTCATCACGTTATTCCTATGGTGAAATTTTTTACCGAACAGCAAGAAATTAATTTGTGGAAGAAAAAATTAAACGAAGAGGAAGGTATTTATTTAAGTAAAGTGTTTCACTCCGAATTCCACCCTGCGTTTTTTCAACAAACACTATGCTCATCAGAGGTAGAAAAATCGGGCTTTTTGGACACAAAGTTGTTTCTGCAAAAAACACGTGCATTTCTTAGCAAAAACGATATGTTGTTGGAAGAAACAGTTGATTACTCTAAACTAAATGTACAGGCTGATACAGAAGTTTCTTACAAGCAAATAATCGCCAGCAAAATTGTTTTTTGCGAGGGGTATAAAGCGTTAGAAAATCCATACTTTCCTAAAAATGCATTTAAACTTACAAAGGGAGAAACATGCACAATTCGCGTAGAAAATTTAGATGTAGCAAAGATTGTAAATAAAGGTGTTTTCATTGTTCCGCTAGGAAGCAATAAGTATAAGGTAGGCGCTACTTATAATTGGGACAACATTGACGAAAATTCTACGAGTGAAGGATTAGTAGAGTTAACAAATAAATTAAATAAACTGCTGTGTGTTCCTTTCGAAATACTAACACACGAGGCGGGAGTACGTCCAACAACGGTTGATAGAAGACCATTGATTGGCGAACATTCCACCCATAAGAGTGTTTTGTTTTTTAACGGATTTGGCACAAAGGCTGTAATGCTTGTTCCGTATTGGGCTCAGGCATTTGCAGAAAATAAATTAGAAGATCGACCTTTTTATAGCGAGTGTGATATAAAAAGATTTTTTAAAGCTGGTAACCACTAA
- the lhgO gene encoding L-2-hydroxyglutarate oxidase — MNTTQENIFDIIIVGGGIVGLATAYKINTKYPTKKILVLEKEKEVAAHQTGHNSGVIHSGLYYKPGSYKAKNCVDGRRELVSFAKEHGIKHDICGKIVVATDTSELAHMNRVFENGLKNGVEGIEKIDAKRIKEIEPYCVGIEGIWVPCAGIIDYADVSRKYVELIRSKFNGSKVLTEHEVTGFEKHTKHTHVITPKGTFTGNYIITCAGLQSDRITKKEGTPTDTAIVGFRGDYFDLSDKGLEKVKNLIYPVPNPKYPFLGVHFTRMIHGGTECGPNAVFVFKREGYGKTDFSLRDTVEALSFGGTWKFFAKNMKFGWDEYRGAFSKKFFLKRLRKLIPTLEMDDLKPGRAGVRAMALAPEGEMIDDFKIEVNGNAIHVLNAPSPAATSSLAIGTAIEQMATQHFNLG; from the coding sequence ATGAATACAACTCAAGAAAACATTTTTGATATAATTATTGTAGGAGGCGGAATTGTTGGTCTGGCTACGGCCTATAAGATAAATACAAAATATCCCACAAAGAAAATATTGGTTTTAGAAAAGGAAAAGGAAGTGGCAGCGCACCAAACGGGACATAATTCGGGAGTGATACATTCCGGGTTATACTACAAGCCGGGCTCCTATAAAGCAAAAAACTGTGTAGATGGACGCAGAGAGCTTGTCTCCTTTGCAAAAGAACATGGTATAAAACATGATATTTGTGGAAAGATTGTTGTTGCCACCGATACTTCTGAATTGGCGCACATGAACAGAGTATTTGAAAATGGCCTAAAGAATGGAGTTGAAGGGATCGAAAAAATAGATGCTAAGCGAATAAAAGAAATAGAGCCTTATTGTGTAGGAATAGAGGGCATTTGGGTGCCATGTGCCGGAATTATTGATTATGCGGACGTGTCTAGAAAGTATGTGGAGTTAATTAGAAGCAAATTTAATGGCAGCAAGGTGCTTACAGAGCACGAAGTAACCGGCTTTGAAAAACACACCAAGCACACGCATGTTATTACGCCTAAAGGAACATTTACAGGAAATTATATAATTACTTGTGCAGGCTTACAAAGCGATAGAATAACAAAGAAGGAAGGAACTCCTACAGATACTGCTATTGTTGGCTTTAGAGGTGATTATTTTGATTTGTCTGATAAAGGATTAGAAAAGGTTAAGAATTTGATTTATCCGGTACCCAATCCTAAATATCCATTTTTAGGTGTTCACTTTACTCGTATGATACACGGTGGCACCGAATGCGGACCCAATGCCGTATTTGTGTTTAAGCGAGAGGGGTATGGCAAAACGGACTTTTCGTTGCGAGATACTGTGGAAGCATTGTCGTTTGGTGGCACTTGGAAGTTTTTTGCGAAAAACATGAAGTTTGGATGGGACGAATACCGTGGCGCATTTTCAAAAAAATTCTTTTTAAAGCGCTTACGCAAACTTATCCCAACACTAGAAATGGATGACTTAAAGCCGGGAAGAGCCGGAGTACGAGCAATGGCATTGGCTCCGGAAGGAGAAATGATTGATGATTTTAAAATTGAAGTAAATGGAAACGCAATACATGTTCTAAATGCACCTTCTCCTGCAGCTACATCATCACTTGCTATTGGAACTGCGATAGAACAAATGGCTACACAGCATTTTAATTTGGGATAA
- the hemH gene encoding ferrochelatase, with the protein MQKGVLLINLGTPDSPATSDVRKYLTQFLNDPRVIDINPIGRFILVNGIIVPFRAPKSAKLYKHIWTKDGSPLLIYGNKVKDALQKALGYEFVVELGMRYQQPSLESALEKLRQAKVSEIVALPMYPQYASSSTGSSVEELLRVVKKWEVTPTLKIINKFYDFPPFIQAFAEVAKKHNHLEYDHVVFSYHGLPERQIRKASAHYGGNTCQMGDCCNKITKNNAYCYRAACFETTRQLVRTIGIPEGKYTTTFQSRLDDKWLKPYSDKVVAELAEKGAKKILIFSPAFVADCLETIYEIGTEYDEIFKEHGGEKVQLVESLNDHPVWIEALKKLVTQA; encoded by the coding sequence ATGCAAAAAGGAGTATTATTAATTAACCTTGGAACGCCTGATAGCCCTGCTACTTCGGATGTAAGAAAATATCTCACCCAATTTTTAAACGACCCTAGAGTAATTGATATCAATCCCATTGGACGATTTATTTTGGTTAATGGAATTATTGTTCCTTTTAGAGCACCTAAATCAGCCAAGCTATACAAGCATATTTGGACTAAGGATGGTTCTCCACTTTTGATTTATGGGAACAAAGTAAAAGATGCTTTGCAAAAGGCGTTGGGCTATGAATTTGTCGTTGAGCTTGGAATGCGTTACCAACAGCCAAGTTTAGAATCTGCGCTAGAAAAATTACGTCAGGCAAAAGTTTCTGAAATTGTTGCTCTGCCTATGTATCCGCAGTATGCTTCATCTAGCACGGGCTCTTCTGTAGAAGAGCTTTTGCGAGTTGTCAAAAAATGGGAAGTTACGCCAACACTAAAAATTATAAATAAATTTTATGATTTTCCGCCCTTTATACAAGCGTTTGCGGAGGTAGCAAAAAAACACAACCACCTAGAGTATGACCATGTAGTGTTTAGTTACCATGGATTACCTGAAAGACAGATTAGAAAAGCGTCTGCACATTACGGAGGAAACACCTGCCAAATGGGCGATTGCTGCAATAAGATAACTAAGAATAATGCGTATTGCTACAGAGCTGCATGTTTTGAAACCACACGCCAGCTGGTTCGTACCATTGGTATTCCGGAAGGGAAGTACACCACCACGTTTCAATCAAGGTTGGATGACAAGTGGCTAAAACCCTATTCAGATAAGGTAGTTGCAGAGCTTGCAGAAAAAGGTGCAAAGAAAATACTAATTTTTTCGCCTGCATTTGTAGCAGATTGCTTGGAAACAATTTATGAAATTGGCACCGAATACGATGAAATTTTCAAAGAACATGGTGGCGAAAAAGTGCAACTGGTAGAGAGTTTGAACGACCATCCGGTTTGGATAGAGGCTTTGAAAAAATTGGTAACTCAAGCGTAA
- a CDS encoding 3'-5' exonuclease, whose product MSDFNYENILFLDIETAPIVYEYKQLPDATKKLWDTKFRFNQQETPEEIYKKSGIYAEFAKVICISVAIVMKNKTIRVKSFYGDDEKELLKEFSELLQTKYNKENQMLCAHNGREFDFPFLCRRMLINGIKLPAILDLSGKKPWEVKHLDTMDMWKFGDYKNFTSLNLLAHVFGIPTPKDDIDGSDVARVYYEQKDLNRIVTYCQKDAVTVAQLYLKLKCEEIISQENIAFPLI is encoded by the coding sequence ATGTCTGATTTTAATTACGAAAACATTCTTTTTTTAGATATCGAAACCGCTCCCATTGTTTATGAATACAAGCAGTTGCCCGATGCCACAAAAAAATTATGGGACACAAAATTTAGATTTAATCAGCAAGAAACACCGGAAGAGATATATAAAAAATCCGGTATATATGCAGAGTTTGCAAAAGTTATTTGCATTTCTGTGGCTATTGTTATGAAAAACAAAACCATTCGTGTAAAATCTTTTTATGGAGACGATGAGAAAGAGCTACTGAAAGAGTTTTCGGAGTTGCTACAAACCAAGTACAACAAGGAGAATCAGATGCTGTGTGCACATAATGGCCGAGAGTTTGATTTCCCTTTTTTGTGCCGAAGAATGCTGATTAATGGCATTAAACTACCTGCCATACTTGACCTTTCCGGTAAAAAACCTTGGGAGGTTAAACACCTTGACACAATGGATATGTGGAAGTTTGGCGATTATAAAAATTTCACTTCTCTTAATTTGCTTGCTCATGTATTTGGTATACCAACGCCTAAAGACGACATTGATGGTAGTGATGTAGCTCGAGTATATTACGAACAAAAGGATTTAAATAGAATAGTTACGTATTGCCAAAAAGATGCTGTTACGGTTGCACAGCTTTATTTAAAATTAAAGTGTGAAGAAATTATAAGTCAGGAAAATATAGCGTTTCCTCTAATTTAA
- a CDS encoding DUF4909 domain-containing protein produces MRKDIEFPEVENVALAVVKEQNELAQDEWNVYFVNLKNEPLEGVLVTSSGYGQIDGEEIKTSTLRHFLDTIEPKSFSKIEPIMENVFGLNNEYWISFYHNKKMYDKKYIFLAETIKEEYFTTVPILNKRGVMIK; encoded by the coding sequence ATGCGAAAAGATATTGAGTTTCCGGAAGTTGAGAATGTGGCTTTGGCTGTAGTTAAAGAACAGAACGAATTGGCACAAGATGAGTGGAATGTTTATTTCGTAAATTTAAAGAATGAGCCGCTCGAAGGCGTGTTGGTTACTTCCAGCGGTTATGGGCAAATTGACGGAGAAGAGATTAAAACGTCTACACTACGCCATTTTCTGGATACAATCGAACCAAAGAGTTTTTCGAAGATAGAACCCATTATGGAAAATGTTTTTGGCCTGAATAATGAGTATTGGATAAGCTTTTACCACAATAAAAAAATGTACGATAAAAAGTATATTTTTTTGGCGGAAACAATCAAAGAAGAATACTTTACAACCGTTCCTATTCTTAACAAAAGAGGAGTTATGATTAAGTAA
- a CDS encoding tryptophan 2,3-dioxygenase produces the protein MEITPEIAEKLDLLNKKISSTGQSFSAYLDGFLHADYLNYWDYVEVDTLLTLQKPRTKFPDEVIFIMYHQVTELYFKLCLHELKQIADSENTTAAYMYEKLRRVNRYFEALTKSFDIMVDGMEKEQFLQFRMSLMPASGFQSAQYRMIEIYSTNFFNLVAKDKRDNFSVNHTEKDIEGMYEFIYWKYGATELATGKKTYTLLQFEEKYSKQFIATGQNVLKSNVWAKYLSLPESEQKNEKLISALKQLDVNVNVNWPLVHYKSAVRYLQMDPKDIAATGGTNWQKYLPPKFQKRIFYPTIWSEQEIADWGKAFILEALMK, from the coding sequence ATGGAAATTACGCCCGAAATTGCGGAAAAATTAGATCTCCTAAATAAGAAAATTTCTTCTACTGGTCAAAGCTTTTCAGCCTACTTAGATGGATTTTTGCATGCGGATTATTTGAATTATTGGGATTATGTAGAAGTAGATACCCTACTAACACTACAAAAGCCGCGCACAAAATTTCCGGACGAGGTTATTTTTATAATGTACCATCAAGTAACAGAGCTGTATTTTAAACTTTGTTTACATGAGTTAAAACAAATTGCAGATTCTGAAAATACCACAGCTGCTTATATGTACGAGAAGCTAAGACGCGTTAATCGTTATTTCGAAGCACTTACCAAGTCGTTTGATATTATGGTGGATGGGATGGAAAAGGAGCAGTTTTTACAATTCAGAATGTCGCTGATGCCCGCCAGTGGCTTTCAGTCGGCACAATACAGAATGATTGAAATTTACTCAACCAACTTTTTCAATCTAGTGGCAAAAGATAAGCGAGATAATTTTTCTGTTAACCACACAGAAAAAGATATTGAGGGCATGTATGAGTTTATTTATTGGAAGTATGGAGCTACCGAATTAGCAACAGGAAAAAAGACATACACCTTACTTCAATTCGAAGAAAAATATTCTAAGCAATTTATTGCAACAGGCCAGAATGTACTAAAATCAAATGTTTGGGCAAAATACCTTTCATTGCCGGAAAGCGAACAGAAAAATGAGAAGTTGATTTCTGCGTTAAAGCAGTTGGATGTAAACGTTAACGTAAACTGGCCACTGGTGCATTACAAATCGGCAGTGCGCTACCTACAAATGGATCCAAAAGACATTGCCGCTACCGGTGGAACTAATTGGCAAAAGTACTTGCCTCCGAAATTTCAGAAACGAATTTTCTACCCAACAATTTGGAGTGAACAAGAAATTGCAGATTGGGGGAAAGCCTTTATTTTAGAGGCTTTAATGAAATAG
- a CDS encoding ABC transporter permease, producing MNLPFFIARRYLFSKKSHNAINIISIISVIGVLVGTMALIVVLSAFNGISDLVKDLYKSFDPDIRIVAAQGKTFSIDDTKIKSLIAWPELTNYSFVLEENALVKYGDKQCIATLKAVDDRFERITQFDTLIKEGEYILKDDATNYCLLGRGVAYQLQINNSDPFTPVLFYVPRKGLSAKLNPEDGFSQQPAFPSGIFSVNDEFDYKYVIVSLDFAAKLLDADNKASSLEIRFDNKSIDKQLQDRIQQHLGEEYTVKNREQQNELLYKTFKSEKLWTFIILLFILIIATFNVIGSIAMLILDKKKDVRTLWSMGADKEMVRSIFMKEGMLITFLGAFGGVFLGLLLVFLQQKFSLIKFDEGFVVEAYPVKILLMDVVYVLISVFIIGYIAAWYPVKYFTDKFSSSKTN from the coding sequence TTGAATCTTCCATTTTTCATTGCTCGTAGGTATTTATTCTCTAAGAAATCGCATAATGCCATAAATATAATTTCAATTATTTCGGTGATTGGGGTGTTGGTAGGCACTATGGCGTTGATTGTTGTTTTGTCTGCATTTAATGGTATTTCAGACTTAGTAAAAGATTTATACAAATCGTTCGACCCGGATATTCGAATTGTTGCAGCACAAGGAAAAACATTTTCTATAGACGACACTAAAATTAAAAGTCTAATAGCATGGCCGGAGCTTACTAACTATTCTTTTGTGTTAGAAGAAAATGCACTTGTAAAGTATGGCGATAAGCAGTGCATTGCAACCTTAAAAGCCGTAGATGATCGATTTGAGCGCATTACACAATTTGATACGCTTATCAAAGAAGGAGAATATATACTTAAAGATGATGCTACAAACTATTGTCTATTGGGGCGTGGAGTTGCATATCAATTACAAATAAATAACAGCGACCCATTTACGCCTGTTTTGTTTTATGTTCCTAGAAAAGGCTTGTCCGCAAAGCTCAATCCGGAAGATGGATTTAGTCAACAGCCTGCTTTTCCTAGCGGCATATTTTCGGTGAATGATGAGTTTGACTATAAGTATGTGATTGTATCGCTTGATTTTGCTGCTAAATTGCTAGATGCAGATAATAAGGCCAGTAGTTTAGAAATACGGTTCGATAACAAGAGTATAGATAAGCAGTTGCAAGACAGAATACAACAGCATTTAGGCGAAGAATATACGGTGAAAAATAGAGAGCAACAGAATGAATTACTGTATAAGACTTTCAAGTCCGAGAAACTATGGACATTTATTATTCTCTTGTTTATATTGATAATAGCCACATTCAATGTAATTGGTTCCATTGCCATGTTAATTCTCGACAAGAAAAAGGATGTTAGAACCTTGTGGAGCATGGGTGCCGACAAAGAAATGGTTAGGAGTATTTTTATGAAAGAAGGGATGCTAATCACATTCTTAGGCGCATTTGGCGGTGTTTTCCTAGGATTGCTATTAGTATTTTTACAGCAAAAATTTAGTTTAATAAAATTTGACGAGGGCTTTGTAGTAGAGGCCTACCCCGTTAAAATACTGCTAATGGATGTAGTTTATGTTCTAATAAGTGTATTTATAATTGGATACATAGCAGCCTGGTATCCTGTAAAGTACTTTACCGATAAATTTTCATCCTCTAAAACTAATTGA
- the rbfA gene encoding 30S ribosome-binding factor RbfA produces MTTTRQNKVARLVQKEIGDWFQRDGKVIFGNPLITVTTVRVTPDLSIARIYLSLFNATDKNKLLKDIEQNTSQIRKALGNRVKHQLRIVPQLEYFIDDSLDYAERIDQLLKK; encoded by the coding sequence ATGACAACAACTAGACAAAATAAAGTAGCACGATTGGTTCAAAAAGAAATTGGCGATTGGTTTCAACGTGATGGTAAAGTTATTTTTGGAAACCCACTCATTACAGTTACTACTGTACGAGTTACTCCCGATTTATCCATTGCCCGTATTTATCTAAGTTTATTTAATGCGACTGACAAGAATAAGTTGTTAAAAGATATTGAGCAAAACACATCGCAAATACGTAAAGCTCTTGGAAATAGAGTAAAGCATCAATTGCGCATTGTACCTCAGTTGGAATATTTTATTGACGACTCGTTGGACTATGCCGAAAGAATAGATCAGTTGTTAAAAAAATAA